The genomic window AAAAGAGAAAAGAAAACAGATTATAGAATAAAGATAGACGGCTTTCAGAAATGAAGGCCGTTTTATTTACTAAGAAGTTTAGTTGATCCAAAACTAAACCGATTAAACATTATTTTTAACTCAAATGAACTTATAATTTCTTAGATGGTTGTACCTTTTTTATCTTTGTACTTTACACTTAAAAAACATTATTTTGGAAAATATTCTTTATAAAAACACTAAGATCTCTTTTACTGATTCAGGAAAGGGAAATACAATAGTTTTTCTTCACGGCTTTCTGGAAAACAAAAAAATGTGGACAGAATATGCTGCCTTTTTTTCAGAAAAATATCGTGTTGTAACCATCGATTTATTAGGTCACGGCGAATCTGATTCTTTGGGTTACGTTCACGAAATGGAAGAAAATGCCCAAGCAGTTAACGAAGTTTTAGAACATTTAAAAATTGAAAAAACTACAATTGTCGGACATTCGATGGGCGGTTATGTCGCTTTGGCTTTCGCCGAATTATATCCGCAGAAAATCCAAAAATTAGTTTTACAGAATTCATCTTCTAAAGAAGATAACGCTGAGAAAAAACTAAATAGAACCCGCGCCATAAAAGCGGTAAAACAGAATTATGTTAGTTTTGTTAGTTTAGCAATCGCTAATTTATTCAGTGAAAACAATAGAACTAGATTGTCTGAAGAAATTGAAAAAGTAAAAGCTGAAGCTTTACAAACTCCTTTACAAGGAATTGTCGCGTCGCTTGAAGGAATGAAAATACGAAAAGACAGAGAATGGCTTTTAAAAGAAAACCGTTTTCCTCTTTTATTAATTTTAGGAA from Flavobacterium fluviale includes these protein-coding regions:
- a CDS encoding alpha/beta fold hydrolase, translated to MENILYKNTKISFTDSGKGNTIVFLHGFLENKKMWTEYAAFFSEKYRVVTIDLLGHGESDSLGYVHEMEENAQAVNEVLEHLKIEKTTIVGHSMGGYVALAFAELYPQKIQKLVLQNSSSKEDNAEKKLNRTRAIKAVKQNYVSFVSLAIANLFSENNRTRLSEEIEKVKAEALQTPLQGIVASLEGMKIRKDREWLLKENRFPLLLILGKKDPVLNYEENLAQIEDTTAELVSFEDGHMSHIENKEALKTVLIDFFE